Proteins co-encoded in one Solanum stenotomum isolate F172 unplaced genomic scaffold, ASM1918654v1 scaffold18934, whole genome shotgun sequence genomic window:
- the LOC125850727 gene encoding uncharacterized protein LOC125850727, which yields MAVHAGNEPEKQFIWYVDTGCSNHMTGSKFSFTVLNENFRSIVSFGDLSTVNVMGKGNINFRTKNGCVEIISNVFNVPTLKNNLLSTGQLLEKGYVITLRNDACEISDPSKRVIAFVKMSQNRLFPLKIENVQSCYMAEVRNPSWLWHFRYGHLGFGGLRTLQQKNMVIGLPEIITPSQVCEECVVGKQHRSQFPKGKSWRASSVLELEDLGVYSAEKSEAFNVFKSFKARVENET from the exons ATGGCGGTTCATGCTGGAAACGAGCCCGAGAAACAATTTATTTGGTATGTAGATACTGGCTGCAGTAACCACATGACTGGAAGTAAgttttcttttactgttttaaatgaaaattttcggTCGATAGTTAGTTTTGGTGATCTTTCAACTGTGAATGTGATGGGAAAGGGTAATATCAATTTTAGAACCAAAAATGGGTGTGTGGAAATCATATCCAATGTGTTCAATGTTCcaactttgaaaaataatctGTTAAGTACCGGTCAACTGTTAGAAAAAGGGTATGTAATCACCTTAAGAAATGATGCATGTGAAATTTCTGATCCCTCCAAAAGAGTTATTGCTTTTGTGAAAATGAGTCAAAACAGGTTGTTTCCTTTGAAGATTGAAAATGTTCAATCTTGCTATATGGCAGAAGTGAGAAATCCTTCATGGTTGTGGCATTTTAGATATGGTCACTTGGGTTTTGGTGGATTAAGAACTCTCCAACAGAAAAATATGGTGATAGGTCTTCCAGAAATCATCACTCCTTCTCAAGTTTGTGAAGAATGTGTTGTTGGCAAACAACATCGTTCTCAATTTCCAAAAGGGAAGTCGTGGAGAGCGAGTAGTGTTTTGGAGCTG GAAGACTTGGGTGTATATTCTGCAGAAAAGTCGGAGGCTTTTAATGTATTTAAAAGCTTCAAAGCTCGTGTGGAGAATGAGACTTGA